A window of Apium graveolens cultivar Ventura chromosome 8, ASM990537v1, whole genome shotgun sequence contains these coding sequences:
- the LOC141679959 gene encoding uncharacterized protein LOC141679959, with translation MNLLRWNCWGRGNPRAICILSDLVKVRKLDFLFLSEAISNANKIEALRIKFGFFQYFFVDCVGHSGGLTVFWRHQVKYEIAGYSRNHIDVVFTENNVTSWRLSCFYGFPERQRCSNSWHFIRNLARVSQLSWCIFGDFNGLLYSSDKFGVVPHPQNLLDGFRMVVEDCLLSEIDLVGGKYT, from the coding sequence ATGAATCTACTAAGATGGAATTGCTGGGGACGGGGTAATCCTCGAGCAATTTGTATCCTTAGCGACCTGGTAAAGGTACGCAAGCTCGATTTTTTATTTTTATCTGAGGCTATCTCAAATGCAAATAAGATTGAAGCTCTTCGTATAAAGTTTGGTTTTTTTCAATATTTCTTTGTTGATTGTGTTGGCCATAGTGGTGGGTTAACAGTTTTTTGGAGACATCAAGTAAAATATGAAATTGCCGGTTACTCGCGAAATCACATTGATGTTGTTTTTACTGAAAATAATGTAACTTCCTGGCGTCTTTCTTGTTTTTACGGCTTTCCTGAGAGGCAAAGATGTAGTAATTCTTGGCATTTTATTCGTAATTTAGCTAGAGTTTCTCAgctgtcttggtgcatatttggTGATTTTAATGGTCTCCTCTATTCCTCTGATAAGTTTGGAGTTGTCCCTCACCCACAAAATCTGTTGGATGGCTTTAGAATGGTTGTTGAGGACTGCTTATTATCTGAAATCGATCTTGTAGGTGGTAAGTACACCTGA